The following proteins come from a genomic window of Proteinivorax hydrogeniformans:
- the dpsA gene encoding dipicolinate synthase subunit DpsA — MCNIHLIGGDDRELYLAENLKEKGYNVSLWGFDLKGFNKFDVGAIGESIQPNDKIVFPMSGTSEHGVVKSQYSKEPIVVEESFFIQLPQKTLICIGWARKWFLSLAEKYNCKVIEIAEDDELAILNSIPSGEGAIQMAMDNSEITIHGSKAIVIGFGRCGTTLARMLQGLGAKVTIVTRNPVNLARAFEMGFYGIHPQKAKQHYSKAELIFNTAPSMVLDKKALESLKNVEVIIDIASAPGGVDFAYAKKIGIKALLAPGLPGIIAPKTAGKILSEVLPKFLKEER; from the coding sequence ATGTGTAATATTCATCTTATCGGTGGTGACGATAGGGAACTTTATCTAGCAGAAAATCTTAAAGAAAAAGGCTATAACGTCAGCCTTTGGGGTTTTGACTTAAAGGGATTTAACAAGTTTGATGTGGGGGCAATTGGTGAATCTATTCAACCAAATGATAAAATCGTTTTCCCTATGTCAGGCACTAGCGAGCATGGAGTTGTTAAGTCGCAATACTCAAAAGAACCCATAGTGGTTGAAGAATCTTTCTTTATTCAACTACCCCAAAAAACCTTAATATGCATAGGATGGGCTAGAAAGTGGTTTTTGAGCTTAGCTGAAAAATATAATTGCAAAGTTATAGAGATTGCAGAAGATGATGAACTAGCTATCTTAAATTCAATACCTTCTGGTGAAGGCGCAATTCAGATGGCAATGGATAACTCAGAAATAACTATCCATGGTTCAAAAGCAATAGTAATTGGGTTTGGTCGTTGTGGAACTACCTTAGCTCGTATGCTACAAGGATTAGGAGCTAAAGTAACTATAGTAACTAGAAACCCAGTTAACCTTGCAAGGGCCTTTGAAATGGGGTTTTACGGAATTCATCCACAAAAAGCTAAACAGCATTACTCCAAAGCAGAGTTAATTTTTAACACTGCACCCTCAATGGTCTTAGACAAAAAAGCTCTTGAATCATTAAAAAATGTTGAGGTTATTATTGATATCGCTTCTGCACCTGGGGGGGTAGATTTTGCGTATGCTAAAAAGATTGGAATTAAAGCTCTTTTAGCGCCAGGACTTCCTGGGATCATAGCACCAAAAACTGCAGGCAAAATTTTAAGCGAGGTACTTCCTAAATTTTTAAAGGAGGAGAGATAA
- a CDS encoding YlmC/YmxH family sporulation protein, with protein MRFSELDSKEIINYSDGKKLGVVGNCDLVIDIETGGIKELIIPDKANVWSTLSGNTKSVTIPWSSIKKIGQDTIIVNVDEE; from the coding sequence ATGCGTTTTTCTGAGCTTGATAGCAAAGAGATTATTAACTATAGTGATGGTAAAAAGCTAGGAGTTGTAGGAAACTGTGACTTAGTAATCGATATTGAAACAGGTGGAATCAAGGAACTTATAATTCCAGATAAAGCAAACGTTTGGAGCACACTTTCAGGAAACACTAAAAGTGTCACCATACCTTGGTCTTCAATAAAAAAAATTGGCCAAGACACTATAATCGTTAATGTAGATGAAGAATAA
- a CDS encoding aspartyl-phosphate phosphatase Spo0E family protein, producing the protein MTEISYKKKQIKSEIEQLRKELNEGYNSKDTLDNKKLLRISMELDNKINKLMQLQRK; encoded by the coding sequence ATGACTGAAATAAGTTATAAGAAAAAGCAAATTAAATCTGAAATTGAACAATTAAGAAAAGAGTTAAATGAAGGATATAACTCTAAGGACACTTTAGATAATAAAAAATTATTAAGAATAAGCATGGAATTAGATAATAAAATAAACAAACTTATGCAGCTTCAAAGGAAATAA
- a CDS encoding polysaccharide deacetylase family protein has product MAIYIKTLRFKTLITVVLIKVFLILLIVGASFYSSVSTVNANVVFGDFNLGGVKKDEVENYLRSVASNYEREPKSAYIDPETQSLIPHLNGFELNIEKTAEKIINSSKGEKVIPYLNTIEPEKTIEDYADVPIYQGHPSKKMVSFVINVSWGTEYLLEMLDILKEHECKANFFLVGKWAEKNTQIVDKIQKQGHVIGNHGYSDPYMSKISDDKIIEEINKTNEAIYKATGKKANFFSPPYGEKEKRIFQVAHKEGMTNVLWSLDTIDWQRPGSENMSNRIIENIHNGAIILMHPTEQTPLALEMMIEGIKEKGYEIVHMDRMLCPDFQKEDITKIDQNF; this is encoded by the coding sequence ATGGCGATATACATAAAAACATTAAGATTTAAAACTTTAATTACGGTAGTTTTAATAAAGGTATTTTTAATATTATTAATAGTTGGAGCATCGTTTTATAGTTCTGTTTCAACGGTTAATGCCAACGTAGTTTTCGGGGATTTCAACCTCGGTGGAGTGAAAAAAGATGAGGTAGAAAATTACTTACGATCTGTTGCTAGTAACTATGAGAGAGAACCTAAAAGTGCTTACATCGATCCTGAAACACAGAGTTTGATTCCTCACTTAAATGGCTTTGAGCTAAATATAGAGAAAACAGCGGAAAAAATCATAAATTCTTCAAAAGGAGAAAAAGTTATTCCATACCTTAACACAATAGAACCAGAAAAAACCATAGAAGATTACGCAGATGTTCCAATTTACCAAGGGCATCCAAGTAAAAAGATGGTATCTTTTGTAATTAATGTCTCATGGGGTACAGAATACTTACTTGAAATGCTAGATATATTAAAAGAACATGAGTGTAAAGCAAATTTTTTTTTAGTTGGAAAATGGGCTGAAAAAAACACTCAGATTGTAGACAAAATACAAAAGCAAGGCCATGTAATTGGTAATCACGGCTATTCCGATCCCTATATGAGTAAGATAAGTGATGATAAAATCATAGAAGAAATTAACAAAACAAATGAGGCTATTTATAAAGCAACTGGTAAAAAGGCTAATTTTTTTAGCCCACCTTATGGTGAGAAAGAAAAAAGAATTTTCCAAGTGGCTCATAAAGAAGGAATGACAAACGTATTATGGAGCTTAGATACAATTGATTGGCAGCGACCTGGTTCAGAAAATATGTCAAATAGAATTATTGAAAATATACACAATGGGGCAATTATTTTGATGCATCCTACGGAACAAACACCATTAGCTTTAGAAATGATGATAGAAGGTATTAAGGAAAAAGGGTATGAGATTGTACATATGGATAGAATGTTATGCCCAGACTTTCAAAAAGAAGATATTACAAAAATCGATCAAAATTTTTAA
- a CDS encoding polyribonucleotide nucleotidyltransferase, with translation MSKVYSYNFAGRELVVETQKYSQQANGSAMLKYGDTSVLVNATASKEAKEGVNFFPLTVDYEERLYAVGKIPGGFIKREGRPSEKAVLAARLTDRPLRPLFPEGFRNAVHVVCTVMSVDQDNLPEITAINGASIALCISDIPFDGPVGAVSVGLINNEIVINPTFEQREHTDLNLTVAGTEEAIMMVEAGANEVSEDIILEALMKAHEEIKNIVSFQKKIIAEIGKEKMEVHLHKVDEEVDQKVREIASNPLKQAIQTFDKLERETNINNVKDDVFTTLEGFYGDQFEEKQADISEVISIIVKEEVRNSILNEGIRPDGRNPDEIRPISCEIDILPRTHGSGLFKRGQTQVLSVCTLGPLGDVQILDGIDLEESKRYIHHYNFPPFSVGEPGFMRGPGRREIGHGALAERALEPMIPSEEDFPYTIRLVSEVLESNGSSSMGSVCASTLSLMHAGVPIKKPVSGIAMGLVIGEDKHQVLTDIQGMEDFLGDMDFKVAGTEDGITALQMDIKVAGINEDILSSAIKSGKRNYLKIMDKMLQTIDKPNTLLSKYAPKIMQFKINPDKIRDVIGPGGKMINQIIDQTGVKIDIEPDGKVFIAAVDQESGDKALKIIKDLTAEVEVGKKYQAKVTRVEKYGAFAEVLPGKEGLIHISQLDLERVNKTEDIVNLGDTIEVKVTDIDEKGRINLSRKALLKEDQQQNKEN, from the coding sequence ATGAGTAAAGTTTATAGTTACAATTTTGCTGGGAGAGAGTTGGTCGTAGAAACCCAAAAGTATTCTCAGCAAGCAAATGGTTCTGCAATGTTAAAGTACGGTGACACTTCGGTGTTGGTAAATGCCACAGCTTCTAAGGAAGCTAAGGAGGGTGTAAACTTCTTTCCGTTAACAGTTGATTATGAGGAAAGACTTTATGCTGTTGGAAAAATCCCTGGAGGGTTTATCAAAAGAGAAGGTAGGCCATCAGAAAAAGCTGTTTTAGCTGCGAGGTTAACTGATAGGCCACTTAGACCATTATTTCCAGAAGGTTTTAGAAATGCGGTCCATGTAGTTTGTACTGTTATGTCTGTAGATCAAGATAATTTGCCAGAGATTACAGCAATTAACGGTGCTTCTATAGCATTATGCATTTCAGATATTCCTTTTGACGGACCTGTTGGTGCTGTTTCAGTAGGATTAATTAACAATGAAATTGTTATAAACCCTACTTTTGAGCAAAGAGAGCATACTGATTTAAACCTTACCGTAGCAGGAACTGAAGAAGCAATAATGATGGTGGAAGCAGGTGCTAACGAAGTTTCAGAGGATATCATTTTAGAAGCTTTGATGAAAGCTCATGAAGAAATTAAAAATATTGTCAGCTTTCAAAAAAAGATAATTGCAGAAATTGGCAAAGAAAAGATGGAAGTACACCTACATAAAGTAGATGAAGAAGTTGACCAAAAAGTTCGTGAGATTGCTAGCAATCCATTAAAACAGGCTATTCAGACCTTTGATAAGCTTGAGCGTGAAACCAATATTAACAATGTAAAAGATGATGTTTTTACCACGCTTGAGGGCTTTTATGGCGATCAATTTGAAGAAAAACAAGCAGATATTAGCGAAGTTATTTCTATAATTGTGAAAGAAGAGGTAAGAAATAGTATATTAAATGAAGGTATTCGCCCAGACGGACGTAACCCTGATGAAATAAGACCGATTAGTTGTGAGATTGATATACTACCTCGAACTCATGGCTCTGGTCTGTTTAAAAGAGGACAAACTCAAGTACTAAGTGTTTGTACATTAGGACCATTAGGAGATGTTCAAATCTTAGATGGAATAGACTTAGAGGAGTCTAAGCGTTATATACATCACTATAATTTCCCGCCTTTTTCTGTTGGAGAACCAGGGTTTATGAGAGGTCCAGGTAGAAGAGAAATTGGCCATGGTGCCTTAGCAGAACGGGCTTTAGAACCAATGATTCCATCTGAGGAGGATTTCCCTTACACAATCCGCTTAGTTTCAGAAGTTCTAGAATCTAATGGTTCATCATCAATGGGTAGTGTATGTGCCAGCACCCTATCTTTAATGCACGCCGGTGTGCCTATCAAAAAACCTGTCTCAGGCATTGCCATGGGCTTGGTAATAGGTGAGGACAAGCATCAAGTTCTTACAGATATACAGGGAATGGAAGACTTTTTAGGAGATATGGACTTTAAGGTGGCTGGAACAGAAGATGGTATCACCGCTCTACAAATGGATATAAAAGTAGCAGGTATCAATGAAGACATACTATCTAGTGCTATAAAATCAGGTAAAAGAAATTACCTAAAGATTATGGACAAAATGTTGCAAACAATTGATAAACCAAATACCTTACTATCCAAATATGCACCTAAGATTATGCAGTTTAAGATTAACCCTGATAAGATAAGGGACGTAATTGGCCCGGGTGGTAAAATGATAAACCAAATCATAGATCAAACTGGGGTCAAGATTGATATAGAACCTGATGGCAAGGTGTTTATCGCTGCTGTCGACCAAGAATCAGGAGATAAAGCTTTAAAAATTATTAAAGATTTAACTGCTGAAGTGGAGGTTGGCAAAAAGTATCAAGCAAAAGTTACAAGAGTGGAAAAATATGGAGCTTTCGCTGAGGTTTTACCAGGAAAAGAGGGGCTAATCCATATTTCTCAGCTGGATCTAGAAAGAGTAAATAAAACAGAAGATATTGTAAACCTAGGTGATACAATCGAGGTAAAAGTTACTGATATCGATGAAAAGGGACGTATCAACCTGTCTAGAAAGGCTCTTCTCAAAGAAGACCAACAACAAAATAAAGAAAACTAA
- the rpsO gene encoding 30S ribosomal protein S15, with protein MTFDKQKVIEEFKTHEGDTGSPEVQIAVLTHRINQLNDHFKTHKKDFHSRRGLLKMVGKRRNLLNYLKDKDIERYRTLIEKLNIRK; from the coding sequence ATGACTTTTGATAAACAAAAAGTAATCGAAGAGTTTAAAACTCATGAGGGAGACACTGGTTCTCCAGAGGTACAAATCGCTGTATTAACTCACAGAATTAACCAACTAAACGATCATTTTAAAACTCATAAAAAAGATTTCCATTCTAGAAGAGGACTTCTAAAAATGGTTGGTAAAAGACGTAATCTTTTGAACTACTTAAAAGATAAAGATATCGAGAGATACAGAACCCTAATCGAAAAGCTAAACATTAGAAAGTAA
- a CDS encoding bifunctional riboflavin kinase/FAD synthetase produces MEVIFGLEKIKLIQGSSFVTIGNFDGYHKGHKQLVEKVKEKAKSSGGSSVIISFFPHPQSLFVPDFKVINPIEIKVEKLKKTEVDYLIIIPFTKDFAGYSPKKFVQEILINKLKCKGLVIGYDFCFGRNGEGNAKFLKKYSEFNTEVLDAVTFDNVVASSTLLRKALLDGDIQLFYNVAGEYPIYSGIVVSGLGLGKKMGFPTANFYLNSNTLYPKNGVYAVKVKVDGKTFSGVANFGTKPTIGNNKYGVEVHIFDLEKTLYGKMVCISLVKFLRSEQNFENKIELINQVNNDIKDARRILT; encoded by the coding sequence ATGGAAGTTATATTTGGCTTAGAAAAAATCAAACTAATTCAAGGGAGTTCTTTTGTTACAATAGGTAACTTTGATGGTTACCATAAGGGTCATAAACAATTAGTGGAAAAGGTTAAGGAAAAAGCAAAAAGCTCTGGAGGCAGTTCAGTTATAATCTCTTTTTTTCCCCATCCTCAGTCGCTTTTTGTTCCTGATTTTAAAGTGATTAACCCCATAGAGATAAAAGTGGAGAAACTAAAGAAAACGGAAGTAGACTACTTGATAATTATTCCATTTACTAAGGATTTTGCTGGTTATTCGCCTAAAAAATTTGTGCAAGAAATTTTGATTAACAAACTTAAATGTAAAGGACTAGTTATAGGATATGATTTTTGCTTTGGAAGAAATGGCGAAGGAAACGCCAAATTTTTAAAGAAGTATTCAGAGTTTAATACAGAAGTTTTGGATGCAGTAACTTTTGACAATGTTGTAGCATCAAGCACTTTACTTAGGAAAGCTTTATTAGATGGGGATATTCAATTATTCTATAATGTAGCTGGAGAATATCCGATATATTCCGGGATTGTGGTTAGTGGTTTAGGTTTGGGAAAGAAAATGGGTTTTCCCACTGCTAACTTCTATCTTAATAGCAACACTTTATACCCTAAAAATGGTGTATATGCTGTTAAAGTTAAGGTGGATGGCAAAACTTTTTCTGGGGTGGCCAACTTCGGCACAAAGCCAACTATAGGAAACAATAAGTATGGTGTGGAAGTTCATATCTTCGATTTAGAAAAGACTTTATATGGGAAAATGGTATGTATAAGTTTAGTTAAATTTTTAAGAAGTGAACAAAACTTTGAAAATAAAATAGAGTTAATAAATCAAGTAAATAACGATATAAAGGATGCCAGAAGGATTCTAACATAG
- the truB gene encoding tRNA pseudouridine(55) synthase TruB, whose amino-acid sequence MDGIINVLKPPGKTSHQVVAELRKKLGIKKIGHTGTLDPNAAGVLPICIGKATRVSQYVMDFDKVYRAEVTLGEKSDTGDLYGNVTKQELPKDFSLERNALTEILNGFVGEITQTPPMASAIKVKGKKLYEYYRQGKEVEVPTRKVQVYKIELIDTPFKQDKFYIDVTCSKGTYIRSLCTDIGDVVGYGGLMSFLLRTKVGPFNIETATPLSQIEKDKVPEMLFPLDTVLVKFPKLTLDDDSSQAIIHGRKVNIDTEVEGTVRLYNRQGDFLALANSARGSLKPTKVYA is encoded by the coding sequence ATGGATGGTATTATAAATGTTTTAAAGCCCCCTGGTAAAACATCTCATCAGGTAGTGGCTGAACTAAGAAAAAAATTAGGAATTAAAAAAATAGGGCACACCGGTACATTAGACCCTAATGCTGCTGGTGTGCTGCCTATCTGTATTGGCAAAGCGACACGGGTCAGTCAGTATGTCATGGATTTTGATAAAGTTTACAGAGCTGAGGTAACCTTAGGTGAAAAATCTGACACTGGCGATTTATACGGAAACGTAACAAAACAAGAACTGCCAAAAGATTTTAGTTTAGAAAGAAATGCTCTAACAGAAATTTTAAATGGTTTTGTTGGTGAAATAACACAAACGCCACCAATGGCATCAGCTATTAAGGTTAAAGGCAAGAAGCTTTATGAGTATTATCGTCAAGGAAAAGAGGTAGAGGTGCCAACTAGGAAGGTGCAGGTATATAAAATAGAGTTGATTGACACCCCCTTTAAACAGGATAAGTTTTATATTGATGTGACTTGTTCAAAGGGCACTTATATAAGATCGCTTTGTACAGATATCGGTGACGTAGTTGGGTATGGTGGTTTAATGTCTTTTTTACTAAGAACAAAAGTTGGACCTTTTAATATTGAGACAGCAACTCCTCTATCACAAATCGAAAAGGACAAAGTGCCGGAAATGCTTTTTCCATTAGACACGGTGTTAGTAAAGTTTCCTAAACTAACTTTAGATGATGATAGCAGTCAAGCAATTATCCACGGTAGGAAGGTTAATATAGATACTGAAGTAGAAGGAACAGTAAGACTTTACAATAGGCAAGGTGATTTTTTGGCACTAGCTAATTCAGCAAGAGGTAGCCTTAAACCTACTAAAGTTTATGCTTAA